The following proteins are encoded in a genomic region of Phycisphaerae bacterium:
- a CDS encoding PDZ domain-containing protein: MTLCAVLTLWLAAGACAPRAAEPAARPEEPAHLHSDQPAQVRTDEPGRLREHLQQIVARARDRVFPALVNIHVVTVNYWGGKEQKGASVGSGTIISPDGYVVTNQHVTNKGRKFKCTLTDQRELSADLVGEDPLTDLAVLKLDVASLGPEPNLPVAQFGDSAELTIGDTVMAMGSPFALSRSVTLGIVSNTDRVFSSEYGGDEMEEMELDYGQRTGVFTNWIQHDAAIQPGNSGGPLVNLKGEVVGVNELGGDQMGFAIPSRLVRTVVDALIRDGEVIRSDIGVSFKAIQRTGLTRGVLVNSVDREGPAGRAGIEAGDVIVAIQGEPITVRFLEEVPPLMKRIADLPVGAELRVEYERAGSAATATIITERLQKDRGDETAFRGWGLATMDITRKLARDRRLDSSDGVLITSTRSGGPAAVAEPPLVPGDVLQAIDRQPVKDLAALVKLYGEIMARKPLPDYLLIEFTRQGEQQVTLIKPKPEEEPDSPREVRKAWIGIATQPLLKDLAEQLGYADRTGFRVTRVYPRTRAAQSDLRVGDVIVGLNGEELNLRGLQDAGLLARQVRRLDIDAQATLTVLRDDQTVQVVVPLEPTRLTVEEARRDHNRDFDLVVRELTFFDRDENRWDDDVEGVLVEQVEDAGWAGLGGIQPGDLIQQINGQPVTGLPVYRKRMADVTAAQPERVVFVVLRGVRTHFQFVEPDWNPQASPADRSGEE; this comes from the coding sequence GTGACGTTGTGCGCGGTCCTGACGCTGTGGCTTGCTGCCGGAGCGTGCGCGCCACGTGCGGCTGAACCGGCCGCGCGTCCGGAGGAGCCCGCGCACCTGCACAGCGACCAGCCGGCGCAGGTGCGCACGGACGAACCCGGGCGCCTGCGCGAGCACCTCCAACAGATCGTCGCCCGCGCCCGGGACCGTGTCTTCCCCGCGCTCGTCAACATCCACGTCGTCACCGTCAACTACTGGGGCGGCAAGGAGCAGAAAGGCGCCTCCGTCGGCAGCGGCACGATCATCTCGCCCGACGGCTACGTCGTTACGAACCAGCACGTCACCAACAAGGGCCGCAAGTTCAAGTGCACGCTCACGGACCAACGCGAGCTCAGCGCGGACCTCGTCGGCGAGGACCCGCTGACCGACCTGGCCGTGCTGAAGCTCGACGTTGCGTCCCTCGGGCCGGAGCCGAACCTGCCCGTGGCCCAGTTCGGCGATTCGGCGGAACTGACCATCGGCGACACCGTCATGGCGATGGGCTCCCCGTTCGCCCTGTCGCGCTCCGTTACGCTCGGGATCGTCTCGAACACGGACCGCGTGTTCAGCAGCGAGTACGGCGGCGACGAAATGGAGGAGATGGAACTCGACTACGGGCAGCGCACGGGCGTGTTCACGAACTGGATCCAGCACGACGCCGCGATCCAGCCTGGCAACAGCGGCGGTCCGCTCGTGAATCTCAAGGGCGAGGTCGTGGGTGTCAACGAGCTGGGCGGCGACCAGATGGGCTTCGCCATCCCCAGCCGCCTCGTACGCACCGTCGTGGACGCGCTCATCCGCGACGGCGAGGTCATCCGCAGCGACATCGGCGTGAGCTTCAAGGCGATTCAGCGCACCGGGCTGACGCGGGGCGTGCTGGTCAATTCCGTGGACCGCGAGGGGCCCGCGGGTCGCGCGGGCATCGAGGCCGGCGACGTGATCGTGGCGATCCAGGGTGAGCCGATTACCGTGCGCTTCCTCGAGGAAGTGCCGCCGCTCATGAAACGCATCGCCGATCTGCCGGTTGGCGCGGAGCTGCGCGTCGAGTACGAGCGCGCAGGCTCAGCCGCGACCGCGACCATCATCACCGAGCGGCTGCAGAAAGACCGCGGCGATGAAACCGCCTTCCGCGGCTGGGGGCTGGCCACGATGGACATCACGCGCAAGCTGGCGCGCGATCGTCGGCTTGACAGCTCTGACGGCGTCCTGATCACCAGCACGCGCTCCGGCGGACCGGCCGCGGTCGCCGAGCCGCCGCTCGTGCCGGGCGACGTGCTGCAGGCGATCGATCGACAGCCGGTCAAGGATCTGGCAGCGCTCGTCAAGCTGTATGGGGAGATCATGGCGCGCAAGCCTTTGCCGGACTACCTGCTGATCGAGTTCACGCGACAAGGCGAGCAGCAGGTGACGCTGATCAAGCCGAAACCGGAGGAGGAGCCGGACTCGCCCCGGGAAGTGCGCAAGGCATGGATCGGCATCGCGACGCAGCCGTTGTTGAAAGACCTGGCCGAGCAGCTCGGATACGCGGACCGCACGGGTTTTCGCGTGACGCGCGTTTACCCCCGCACGCGAGCGGCCCAGAGCGACCTGCGCGTAGGCGACGTGATCGTTGGTCTGAACGGTGAAGAGCTGAACCTGCGCGGTCTGCAGGATGCCGGCCTGCTGGCGCGGCAGGTGCGACGCCTCGATATCGATGCGCAGGCCACGCTGACCGTCCTGCGCGACGACCAGACCGTGCAGGTCGTCGTGCCGCTGGAACCGACGCGCCTGACCGTGGAGGAGGCGCGCCGCGACCACAACCGTGATTTCGACCTGGTCGTGCGCGAGCTGACCTTCTTCGACCGCGACGAAAACCGCTGGGATGACGACGTCGAGGGCGTCCTCGTCGAGCAGGTCGAGGACGCGGGCTGGGCCGGCCTCGGCGGCATTCAGCCGGGCGATCTCATTCAACAGATCAATGGCCAGCCGGTGACCGGCTTGCCCGTGTATCGCAAACGCATGGCCGACGTGACGGCCGCGCAACCGGAGCGCGTGGTCTTTGTCGTGTTGCGCGGCGTGCGGACGCATTTCCAGTTTGTCGAGCCGGATTGGAACCCGCAGGCCAGCCCCGCGGACAGAAGTGGCGAGGAGTAA
- a CDS encoding LD-carboxypeptidase produces MSNRQTSPNRVHMLAHANPLAPDAARFKMSVQEYVAFAREHLPRPLRLTCNMKIMAAIENERRGGRTDDALRIRDIQNAIDDPRTLAIVAASGGAYLSRILPHLDLSRLTRRRTPLWTLGFSEMSTLVGWVASYKCGRGLYWLCPNWLGSNIRPVEAARDALAEYWRTLPEIFAGQTPERPRHLYFAPLHGAVVNGRVKSGRIRLVGGCLAVLAAVVGGPLGRLLRPDRKWLMLEDLKETPYRIDRHLAAMKLAGWFDRAAGVLIGDFHNLHEDTQPAVLELLKYHLPPQRRLPVIITKSFGHVWPMSPVPLNRPLQLDVKRGAVTIESLPQR; encoded by the coding sequence ATGTCGAATCGCCAGACGTCGCCCAACCGTGTCCACATGCTCGCCCACGCCAACCCGCTCGCGCCCGATGCGGCGCGCTTCAAGATGTCCGTCCAGGAATACGTCGCGTTCGCACGCGAGCATCTGCCGCGGCCGCTGCGGCTGACGTGCAACATGAAGATCATGGCGGCGATCGAGAACGAGCGCCGCGGTGGGCGCACCGACGATGCGCTGCGCATTCGCGATATCCAAAACGCCATCGACGACCCCCGGACGCTGGCCATCGTCGCCGCCAGCGGTGGGGCGTACCTGTCGCGCATCCTGCCGCACCTGGACCTCAGCCGCCTAACCCGTCGGCGCACGCCGTTGTGGACCCTCGGGTTCAGCGAGATGTCCACGCTGGTTGGCTGGGTGGCGAGCTACAAGTGCGGACGCGGGCTGTACTGGCTGTGCCCGAACTGGCTCGGCTCGAACATCCGCCCGGTGGAGGCGGCCCGCGACGCGTTGGCGGAATACTGGCGGACACTGCCGGAGATCTTCGCGGGGCAGACGCCGGAGCGCCCGAGGCACCTGTACTTCGCGCCGCTGCACGGCGCGGTGGTCAACGGCCGCGTCAAGTCCGGGCGTATACGGCTGGTCGGCGGTTGCCTCGCCGTGCTGGCTGCGGTGGTGGGGGGGCCGCTGGGACGGCTGCTGCGACCGGACCGCAAGTGGCTCATGCTCGAAGATCTGAAGGAGACGCCGTACCGCATCGACCGCCACCTGGCCGCCATGAAGCTGGCCGGCTGGTTCGACCGGGCGGCGGGCGTGCTCATCGGCGACTTCCACAATCTGCACGAAGACACGCAGCCGGCGGTATTGGAGCTATTGAAGTATCACCTGCCCCCGCAACGCCGCTTGCCAGTGATCATTACGAAGTCGTTCGGGCATGTCTGGCCGATGTCGCCGGTGCCGCTGAACCGGCCTCTGCAGTTGGACGTGAAGCGCGGCGCGGTGACGATCGAGTCGTTGCCGCAGCGCTAA
- a CDS encoding trypsin-like peptidase domain-containing protein, with protein sequence MLNARSGWRWLGALGLGLWLGPLTLAANEDAIEAEYEHVRKTHAPALVTIKFVQKTQGSMGNYAGENEINGVMIAPGGLVLCSNTLLGGGRARYRDGRSVPTDIKVLIGDDTEGLPATYVARDTELDLAWLQIKDVGDRRFASVELDAAVRANIKPRLGQRLLTLGVMGRYFGQEVLVSEGQVAGRTHKPRELYVVRGSLDTDPGLPIFTAQGELVGFACVQQPDADEVSGNAANLLARGRGLVLPVETVAKATARAREVRDSEEAAAQLEPADEAPEQDEPGEEE encoded by the coding sequence ATGTTGAATGCACGTTCGGGTTGGCGATGGCTTGGCGCACTGGGGCTCGGGCTTTGGCTTGGGCCGCTGACGCTGGCGGCGAACGAGGACGCGATCGAGGCTGAGTACGAGCACGTGCGCAAGACGCACGCGCCGGCGCTGGTCACGATCAAGTTCGTCCAGAAGACCCAGGGCAGCATGGGCAACTATGCCGGCGAGAACGAGATCAACGGCGTGATGATCGCGCCTGGCGGCCTCGTGCTGTGCTCCAACACGCTGCTGGGTGGCGGCCGCGCGCGCTATCGCGATGGCCGCTCGGTGCCCACCGACATCAAGGTGCTCATCGGCGACGACACCGAGGGCCTGCCCGCCACCTACGTCGCGCGCGACACCGAGCTCGACCTGGCCTGGCTGCAGATCAAGGACGTCGGCGACCGCCGGTTCGCGAGCGTCGAGCTCGACGCCGCGGTTCGCGCCAACATCAAGCCGCGCCTGGGCCAGCGGCTGCTGACCCTTGGCGTGATGGGCCGCTACTTCGGGCAGGAAGTGCTCGTCAGCGAGGGCCAGGTGGCCGGCCGCACGCACAAACCGCGCGAGCTGTATGTCGTCCGCGGCTCGCTGGACACCGACCCCGGCCTGCCGATCTTCACCGCACAGGGCGAGCTGGTCGGCTTCGCCTGCGTGCAACAGCCCGATGCGGATGAAGTCAGCGGCAACGCCGCCAACCTCCTGGCACGCGGCCGCGGCTTGGTGCTGCCGGTCGAGACCGTCGCCAAGGCCACCGCCCGCGCCCGCGAGGTGCGGGACAGTGAGGAAGCGGCAGCCCAACTGGAACCCGCCGACGAAGCACCGGAGCAGGACGAGCCCGGCGAAGAGGAGTAG
- a CDS encoding tRNA-dihydrouridine synthase — protein MLKIGHLEFDFPVVQAALSGYSDAPMRMIARQMGAPYALHEVVLDKSVVQSLKAREKLLGTLDPADHPIAGQLMGAEPGLFAAAAAVLAERGYDAVDINFGCPVKKVLGRCRGGFLLSTPETAIEILRAVRDAVPPHVPVTLKMRRGLDDSPESERNFFRIFDAAFELGLAAITVHGRTVRQRYMGASDWGFLARVKRHAGDRTILGSGDLYSAEDIRRMLELTGVDGVTVARGCIGYPWIFREARAALAGAPLPDAPSVPEQGQVIRAHFDLAVAAYGPRIAVKLMRKFGIKYSEAHAHPRDVRAAFVHAMTPEQWLDVLATWYDPGRDWPPGRRKTGPGELVAAGAML, from the coding sequence ATGTTGAAGATCGGCCATCTCGAGTTCGACTTTCCCGTCGTGCAGGCGGCGCTGTCTGGGTACAGCGACGCGCCCATGCGCATGATCGCGCGGCAGATGGGCGCACCCTACGCCCTCCACGAAGTCGTCCTCGACAAGTCCGTCGTCCAATCCCTGAAGGCCCGCGAGAAGCTGCTCGGCACGCTCGACCCCGCCGATCATCCGATCGCCGGACAGCTCATGGGCGCCGAGCCGGGACTCTTCGCCGCGGCGGCCGCCGTGCTCGCCGAGCGCGGCTACGATGCCGTCGACATCAACTTCGGCTGCCCGGTGAAGAAGGTGCTCGGGCGCTGCCGCGGCGGATTCCTGCTCTCGACACCGGAGACGGCGATCGAGATTCTGCGGGCTGTTCGCGACGCCGTTCCGCCGCACGTGCCGGTGACGCTGAAGATGCGCCGCGGGCTCGACGACTCGCCGGAGAGCGAACGCAACTTCTTCCGGATCTTCGATGCCGCGTTCGAGCTGGGGCTCGCCGCGATCACCGTCCACGGCCGCACCGTCCGCCAACGCTACATGGGCGCCAGCGATTGGGGCTTCCTGGCACGCGTCAAACGCCACGCCGGCGACCGCACGATCCTCGGCAGCGGCGACCTCTACTCCGCCGAGGACATCCGCCGGATGCTGGAGCTGACCGGCGTCGATGGCGTCACGGTTGCCCGCGGCTGCATCGGTTACCCGTGGATCTTTCGCGAAGCCCGCGCCGCGCTTGCCGGTGCCCCCCTGCCGGACGCGCCGTCCGTCCCCGAACAGGGTCAGGTTATCCGGGCCCATTTCGATCTGGCGGTCGCCGCCTATGGCCCGCGCATCGCCGTCAAGCTCATGCGCAAGTTCGGCATCAAGTACTCGGAAGCCCACGCCCATCCACGCGACGTCCGTGCCGCATTCGTGCACGCCATGACGCCCGAGCAGTGGCTGGACGTGCTGGCGACATGGTACGATCCCGGCCGCGACTGGCCTCCCGGCCGGCGCAAAACCGGGCCCGGTGAACTGGTCGCGGCCGGGGCGATGCTGTAG
- a CDS encoding aldo/keto reductase has translation MQMRSLGRGGLRVSALGLGCMGMSEFYGAADERESLATLDRALELGINFLDTADMYGPFKNEELVGRAICGRRAHVVLATKFGIVRTGDAAARGVDGRPEYVRAACEASLKRLNVDTIDLYYQHRVDPDTPIEDTVGAMAELVKQGKVRYLGLSEAGPQTLRRACKVHPITALQSEYSLWTRDPEHEILATCRELGIGFVAYSPLGRGFLTGRIRRPDDLATDDWRRGSPRFQGDNFHRNMSLVKKVEELAAEKGCRPSQLALAWVLAQGDDIVPIPGTKRRRYLEENAAAADIRLTPDDLRRIAEIAPPGVAAGTRYPQAYMEMVSR, from the coding sequence ATGCAAATGCGTTCTCTCGGCCGCGGTGGCTTGCGCGTCTCGGCACTCGGTCTGGGGTGCATGGGGATGTCGGAGTTCTACGGCGCCGCAGACGAGCGCGAGTCGCTCGCGACGTTGGACCGCGCGCTGGAGCTGGGCATCAACTTCCTCGACACGGCGGACATGTACGGCCCGTTTAAGAACGAGGAGCTGGTCGGACGCGCGATCTGCGGCCGACGTGCCCACGTCGTCCTCGCGACGAAGTTCGGCATCGTGCGCACCGGCGATGCCGCGGCCCGCGGCGTCGACGGTCGACCCGAATATGTGCGGGCCGCGTGCGAGGCGAGCCTGAAACGGCTGAACGTCGACACCATCGACCTCTACTACCAACACCGCGTCGACCCGGACACGCCGATCGAGGACACGGTCGGAGCGATGGCGGAACTCGTAAAGCAGGGCAAGGTGCGCTATCTCGGGTTGTCCGAGGCGGGGCCGCAGACCCTGCGGCGGGCATGCAAGGTCCATCCGATCACCGCGTTGCAGTCGGAATACTCGTTGTGGACCCGCGATCCGGAGCACGAGATTCTCGCGACCTGCCGCGAGCTGGGCATCGGCTTTGTCGCGTACAGCCCGCTTGGCCGCGGCTTCCTGACCGGGCGGATTCGCAGGCCGGACGATCTCGCGACGGATGACTGGCGGCGGGGTTCGCCACGCTTCCAGGGCGACAACTTTCACCGCAACATGTCGCTGGTTAAGAAGGTCGAGGAACTCGCCGCGGAGAAGGGCTGCCGGCCCTCGCAGCTCGCACTCGCGTGGGTGCTCGCACAGGGCGACGATATCGTGCCGATCCCCGGAACAAAGCGGCGCCGCTATCTCGAGGAGAACGCCGCCGCGGCGGACATTCGTCTTACGCCGGACGATCTGCGCCGGATCGCGGAAATCGCACCGCCGGGCGTCGCCGCGGGCACGCGGTACCCGCAGGCGTACATGGAGATGGTCAGTCGCTGA
- a CDS encoding collagen-like protein, with protein sequence MPFWSLALSAPLLLITLAGCPDLTLQINDSNGVTAGLVAQERSCWDLNEDGIGDPSEDINGDGNFDELDCDSHMGPAGPTGPEGPAGADGISCWDLDGDGQGDPEEDVNDDGAFNALDCAGTPGATGATGPAGPAGPTGATGPEGPPGDGTTYGNGSAGPKVVSVSTTLTDTDLRYTDFTINTGITLTVPSGAVIRCTGNFTNNGTIVVQTSARGGTQNGTAPVVGLSDSPAHPGVTLSAAAAGEYGSNATTRVGGAGGVAPSAFAARYIYLPGANAGGGGGGARAALGGYGGGSLVVLAQLGVVNFGTITANGAAGAGNCGGGGGGIVVLASSGLVANSGTINALGGNGGASSAAAGAGGGGGGGIVHLIGPNVVPGTINLQGGAAGSTAVSITADPRQGGGGGGACGGNGGGGGSVTAAGAASAATAGSTGQFLTTYIDPIWLY encoded by the coding sequence ATGCCTTTCTGGAGCCTCGCTCTATCGGCTCCACTCCTGCTGATCACGCTCGCCGGTTGCCCGGATTTGACACTCCAGATCAACGACAGCAACGGCGTCACGGCCGGACTGGTGGCCCAGGAGCGCTCGTGCTGGGACCTCAACGAGGACGGCATCGGTGACCCGTCCGAGGACATCAACGGTGATGGGAACTTCGACGAGTTGGATTGCGATAGCCACATGGGGCCGGCAGGGCCAACCGGACCGGAAGGCCCCGCCGGGGCCGATGGCATCTCGTGCTGGGACCTCGACGGTGATGGCCAAGGCGACCCGGAAGAGGACGTGAATGACGACGGCGCGTTCAATGCGCTGGACTGCGCCGGCACCCCTGGCGCGACCGGCGCGACCGGACCGGCGGGGCCTGCAGGCCCGACCGGCGCCACGGGACCCGAGGGACCGCCCGGCGACGGTACCACGTACGGTAACGGGTCGGCCGGACCCAAGGTCGTGAGCGTCAGCACGACCCTCACGGACACGGACCTCCGCTACACGGATTTCACGATCAACACGGGAATCACGCTGACGGTTCCCAGCGGGGCCGTCATCCGCTGCACCGGCAACTTCACCAACAATGGCACCATTGTTGTTCAGACCAGCGCGCGCGGCGGCACGCAGAACGGCACCGCCCCAGTGGTGGGTCTTAGTGATTCCCCGGCGCACCCGGGTGTCACCCTCAGTGCCGCGGCTGCGGGGGAATACGGCAGCAACGCCACCACACGCGTTGGCGGTGCCGGCGGAGTCGCGCCGAGCGCTTTCGCGGCGCGGTACATCTACCTGCCCGGAGCAAACGCCGGCGGCGGCGGCGGCGGCGCGCGCGCCGCACTGGGTGGCTACGGCGGCGGCTCACTGGTCGTGCTGGCACAGCTCGGCGTCGTGAACTTTGGGACCATCACCGCGAACGGTGCGGCCGGCGCGGGTAACTGCGGCGGCGGAGGGGGCGGGATCGTCGTTCTGGCTTCGTCCGGCCTGGTAGCGAACTCCGGCACGATCAACGCGCTGGGGGGCAACGGTGGTGCCAGCAGCGCGGCGGCGGGAGCTGGTGGTGGTGGTGGCGGCGGCATCGTCCACCTCATCGGCCCCAACGTTGTGCCCGGGACGATCAACCTCCAGGGCGGCGCTGCCGGATCGACGGCGGTCTCGATCACTGCGGACCCACGACAGGGCGGCGGCGGTGGGGGGGCATGCGGCGGCAACGGCGGCGGGGGCGGAAGCGTCACGGCTGCCGGTGCGGCGAGTGCCGCCACCGCCGGGTCAACCGGGCAATTTCTGACGACCTATATAGACCCCATCTGGCTGTATTGA
- a CDS encoding GTPase, translating to MNQASRRVIIMGAAGRDFHDFNVYWRDNPTVEVVAFTAAQIPDIDGRVYPPALAGPRYPQGIPIYAEDQITDLIRQHNVGLVALAYSDLPHEVVMHKGALVNAAGADFCMLGHRHTMLRSSKPVIAVCAVRTGCGKSQTSRAVVRLLKKAGKKVAAVRHPMPYGDLTKQICQRFATLADLDAHECTIEEREEYEPHIEAGNLVFAGVDYEKILRAAEAEADVVLWDGGNNDMPFYKPDLFITVVDPHRPGHEVRYYPGETNLRMADVIVVNKVNTASKKDVATVLANIKTANPRARVIMADSPVFVSEPKQIKGKKVLVVEDGPTLTHGEMKYGAGHIAAKKFGAKKLVDPRPYAVGSIKKTFAKYTHVTEVLPAMGYGQKQMKELERTINAVPCDLVLIGTPIDLGRMLKINKPSLRVTYELEERTPGKLAAAVKAVL from the coding sequence ATGAACCAAGCGAGCCGCAGAGTCATCATCATGGGCGCCGCCGGGCGCGACTTTCACGATTTCAACGTCTACTGGCGCGACAACCCCACCGTCGAAGTGGTCGCCTTCACCGCGGCGCAGATCCCGGACATCGACGGGCGCGTGTACCCCCCTGCTCTCGCCGGACCGCGCTATCCGCAAGGGATTCCAATCTACGCCGAGGACCAGATCACCGACCTTATCCGTCAGCACAACGTGGGCCTTGTCGCGCTGGCATACTCGGATTTGCCGCACGAAGTCGTGATGCACAAGGGCGCGCTCGTCAACGCCGCCGGCGCCGACTTCTGCATGCTCGGTCACCGGCACACGATGCTCAGGAGCAGCAAGCCGGTGATCGCCGTCTGTGCGGTCCGCACCGGCTGCGGCAAGAGCCAGACATCGCGGGCCGTCGTGCGCCTGCTGAAGAAGGCCGGCAAGAAGGTCGCGGCGGTCCGGCACCCGATGCCCTACGGCGACCTGACGAAGCAGATCTGCCAGCGTTTCGCGACGCTGGCCGACCTCGATGCGCACGAGTGCACCATCGAGGAACGCGAGGAGTACGAGCCGCATATCGAGGCGGGCAACCTGGTCTTCGCCGGCGTGGACTACGAGAAGATCCTGCGGGCCGCGGAAGCCGAGGCGGACGTCGTGCTGTGGGACGGCGGCAACAATGACATGCCGTTCTACAAGCCGGACCTCTTCATCACGGTCGTCGATCCGCACCGTCCGGGCCACGAAGTGCGCTACTACCCGGGCGAGACAAACCTGCGGATGGCCGACGTCATCGTCGTCAACAAGGTGAACACGGCGAGCAAGAAGGACGTCGCGACCGTGCTGGCCAACATCAAGACTGCGAATCCGCGGGCCCGCGTCATCATGGCGGATTCACCCGTATTCGTGTCCGAGCCGAAGCAGATCAAAGGCAAGAAGGTACTCGTGGTCGAGGATGGGCCGACGCTCACGCATGGCGAGATGAAATACGGCGCCGGCCACATCGCGGCGAAGAAGTTCGGCGCCAAAAAGCTGGTTGATCCGCGTCCGTACGCCGTCGGCAGCATCAAGAAGACGTTCGCGAAATACACGCACGTCACCGAAGTGCTGCCGGCGATGGGCTACGGACAGAAGCAGATGAAGGAGCTCGAGCGGACGATCAACGCCGTCCCGTGCGACCTCGTGCTGATCGGTACGCCGATCGACCTGGGGCGCATGCTGAAGATCAACAAGCCGTCTCTGCGCGTGACATACGAGCTGGAAGAACGCACGCCCGGGAAGCTGGCCGCGGCCGTCAAGGCGGTCTTGTAG
- a CDS encoding YkgJ family cysteine cluster protein — MAGILCEHCTAACCRYIALPIDTPEDEADFDDIRWFLIHERVSVFVEDGDWYISLESPCRHLQPDHRCGIYETRPKICRSYSADDCDYHSGDYGWEQHFTCAAHLDAYIRAHPPRLNTDTRRARQRARLIAMPRRARQQCAADAQPAQRDRNHVALPILPFSD, encoded by the coding sequence ATGGCCGGCATACTCTGTGAACACTGCACGGCGGCGTGCTGCCGCTATATTGCGCTGCCCATCGACACGCCTGAAGATGAGGCCGACTTTGACGATATTCGCTGGTTTCTGATCCACGAACGAGTCTCGGTCTTCGTCGAGGACGGCGACTGGTACATTTCGCTCGAATCCCCGTGCCGTCATCTGCAGCCCGATCATCGTTGCGGCATTTACGAGACCCGGCCCAAGATCTGCCGCTCGTACTCGGCCGACGACTGCGACTACCATTCCGGCGACTACGGCTGGGAACAGCATTTCACCTGCGCCGCGCATCTAGACGCCTACATCCGCGCGCATCCGCCTCGGCTGAACACCGATACGCGCCGGGCACGGCAGCGCGCGAGACTAATCGCCATGCCGCGCCGCGCGCGGCAACAATGCGCAGCCGACGCACAACCCGCGCAGCGCGATCGCAATCACGTAGCGCTGCCGATACTGCCGTTCAGCGATTGA
- a CDS encoding 6-phosphofructokinase yields MASGHKVTRIGIMTGGGDCPGLNAVIRVVTKAAINELGAEVWGIEDGYLGLIRNRMRVLDWQDVSNILTAGGTILGTSNRADPARFAVGQDASGKPIFEDVTNRVIEHIAERALDVVVCIGGDGTMTGAAGLIKHGVRCVGVPKTIDNDLMSTDLTFGFTTAAQTATECLDRIHSTASSHHRVMLVELMGRNAGWLTLHAGLASGSDVILIPEIPYDVDAVCEECLRRSQLGKRFTLIAISEGAAPKGGHQTVEKIVHDSPDPVRLGGVSTVLAAQISEKTHLETRATILGHVQRGGTPVAYDRVLATAFGYEAVRLIQKQEWNQMVVLRQGRTSTVPIESVAGQQRTVPVDDPMIAMARAVGVCMGDQQ; encoded by the coding sequence ATGGCGTCGGGACACAAAGTGACTCGCATCGGGATCATGACAGGCGGTGGGGATTGTCCGGGACTCAACGCCGTCATTCGTGTCGTCACCAAGGCGGCGATCAACGAACTGGGGGCGGAGGTGTGGGGGATCGAGGACGGTTACCTCGGTCTCATTCGCAATCGCATGCGGGTTCTGGATTGGCAGGATGTGTCCAACATCCTCACCGCCGGCGGGACGATCCTGGGCACATCCAACCGCGCCGACCCCGCCCGGTTCGCGGTCGGGCAGGACGCCTCTGGCAAGCCCATCTTCGAGGATGTCACCAATCGGGTCATCGAGCACATCGCCGAACGCGCCCTCGACGTCGTCGTCTGCATCGGCGGCGATGGCACGATGACCGGTGCGGCCGGTCTAATCAAGCACGGCGTCCGCTGCGTCGGCGTGCCGAAAACGATCGACAACGACCTGATGTCCACGGACCTGACCTTCGGCTTCACCACGGCAGCCCAGACCGCGACCGAGTGTCTTGATCGCATCCACTCAACCGCTTCAAGTCACCACCGCGTCATGCTGGTCGAGCTCATGGGCCGCAACGCCGGCTGGCTGACTCTGCATGCCGGTCTGGCGAGTGGCTCCGACGTGATCCTCATTCCTGAGATCCCGTACGACGTGGACGCAGTGTGCGAAGAATGCCTGCGCCGCAGTCAGCTCGGTAAGCGCTTCACGCTCATCGCCATTTCCGAGGGGGCGGCGCCGAAAGGGGGACACCAGACCGTGGAGAAGATCGTGCACGACAGTCCGGACCCGGTTCGCCTGGGCGGTGTGAGCACGGTCCTGGCCGCTCAGATCTCGGAGAAGACCCACCTGGAAACGCGGGCCACGATCCTCGGCCACGTTCAGCGCGGCGGCACGCCGGTGGCGTACGACCGCGTTCTGGCGACCGCGTTCGGCTACGAGGCCGTCCGGCTCATCCAGAAACAGGAATGGAACCAGATGGTGGTGCTGCGGCAGGGGCGTACCAGCACTGTGCCGATCGAGTCGGTCGCCGGCCAACAGCGCACCGTGCCCGTCGACGATCCAATGATCGCAATGGCACGGGCCGTCGGCGTCTGCATGGGCGATCAACAGTAG